The proteins below are encoded in one region of Berryella intestinalis:
- a CDS encoding HypC/HybG/HupF family hydrogenase formation chaperone, translating to MCLAIPARITELKENNMAEVSIMGTTRDISIDLTPQAGLGDYVLVHAGFSIEVVGEAYAKETLALIDEMSELVDDFEASSQAAVR from the coding sequence ATGTGCCTAGCGATTCCCGCTCGTATCACCGAGCTGAAAGAAAACAACATGGCCGAGGTGTCCATCATGGGCACGACGCGCGACATCTCCATCGACCTCACCCCCCAGGCGGGCCTGGGCGACTACGTGCTGGTCCACGCGGGCTTTTCCATCGAGGTGGTGGGCGAGGCCTACGCGAAGGAGACGCTAGCCCTCATCGACGAGATGTCCGAGCTGGTCGACGATTTCGAGGCCAGCTCCCAGGCGGCGGTCCGCTGA
- a CDS encoding carbamoyltransferase HypF, with translation MIEALDIQVKGVVQGVGFRPFVYRLAKRYLINGWVLNAVDGVTIHAEGEREHLDGFVMEIADNAPAAAKVERIKMRDAVLEGFTEFEIRFSDDGAAEATTLVSPDLATCEDCRRELFDPDNRRYRYPFINCTNCGPRFTIINGLPYDRPKTSMADFPMCPRCAKEYADPLDRRFHAQPDACFECGPHISWCEVVDGTAGEVTWGATRESSDRIFSEAVRVLSADGIVAVKGLGGFHLVCDASSEEALAKLRARKKRDGKAFAVMVATVEDARASCEVDGSEAALLESPARPIVLLRKRADARLAAGLADGLPDLGVMMPATPVQHLLIHDFAEATGKRMLVMTSGNVHDDPIVTDDGAARVALSRIADAILGNDRAIESRYDDSVVRVLSVPGTDAAGEPNRAVQFFRRARGFAPAPLRLEFPGDAASAPAAEGEGAPAPAGERGEAETGFGSDARGGGAPCILACGSEQKSTLALTRIPEVFVSQHIGDVENVETYDAWFEAKLRYESLFELSPTVAACDAHPEYLTAKWAREQDIPVIEVQHHHAHIASVIGEHGIDGAVCGIAFDGTGYGADGALWGGEVLLANRSDYERFANFSYVPMPGGAAAIENPLRMAYGVLWAFDLLDHPAARRVLDELGDQAAVCDQMIERGLNAPSTSSVGRLFDAAAALAGVCAHPTYEGEAAILFDAARCGESRVEDDERYRIAITKNAALPDSTAHDTSAVLLDASPTFSALLDDLEAGVSVQTVSLRFHAAFVRAMVDVAELVRGVYGISTVALSGGVFMNRYLVERGLEELGAAGFTVAINAELPPNDGCISFGQAVVASAVC, from the coding sequence TTCGTCTACCGCTTGGCCAAGCGCTACCTGATCAACGGATGGGTGCTGAACGCCGTCGACGGGGTGACCATCCATGCCGAAGGGGAGCGGGAGCATCTCGACGGCTTCGTCATGGAGATAGCCGACAACGCCCCTGCGGCCGCCAAGGTCGAGCGCATCAAGATGCGCGATGCCGTGCTGGAGGGCTTCACCGAGTTCGAGATCAGATTCTCCGACGACGGGGCCGCCGAAGCGACCACGCTGGTATCTCCCGATCTGGCGACCTGCGAAGACTGTCGGCGCGAGCTGTTCGATCCCGACAACCGGCGGTACCGCTACCCGTTCATCAACTGCACGAACTGCGGGCCGCGCTTCACCATCATCAACGGGCTTCCCTACGATCGCCCGAAGACCTCGATGGCCGACTTCCCGATGTGCCCCCGATGCGCGAAGGAGTACGCCGACCCGCTTGACAGGCGCTTCCATGCGCAGCCGGACGCCTGCTTCGAATGCGGGCCCCATATCAGCTGGTGCGAGGTGGTCGACGGCACGGCGGGCGAGGTGACGTGGGGCGCGACGCGCGAATCGAGCGACCGCATCTTCTCCGAGGCGGTGCGGGTCCTGTCGGCCGACGGCATCGTCGCGGTGAAGGGCCTGGGCGGCTTCCACTTGGTGTGCGATGCATCCAGCGAGGAGGCGCTGGCCAAGCTGAGGGCGCGTAAGAAGCGCGACGGTAAGGCGTTTGCGGTGATGGTGGCCACGGTCGAGGACGCCCGCGCCTCGTGCGAGGTGGACGGCTCCGAGGCGGCTCTCCTCGAGTCGCCGGCGCGCCCCATCGTGCTTCTGCGCAAGCGGGCGGACGCCCGCTTGGCGGCGGGGTTGGCCGACGGCCTGCCCGATCTGGGCGTTATGATGCCCGCCACTCCGGTCCAGCACCTGCTCATCCACGACTTCGCCGAGGCGACGGGAAAGCGCATGCTGGTCATGACTTCGGGCAACGTCCACGACGACCCCATCGTCACCGACGATGGGGCGGCTCGCGTTGCGCTGTCCCGCATCGCCGATGCCATCCTGGGAAACGACCGGGCCATCGAGTCGCGCTACGACGATTCGGTCGTGCGCGTTCTGAGCGTTCCCGGCACGGATGCCGCGGGCGAGCCCAACCGGGCGGTTCAGTTCTTCCGCCGCGCCCGCGGGTTCGCGCCGGCACCCCTGCGGCTCGAGTTCCCCGGCGATGCGGCAAGCGCCCCTGCGGCCGAAGGCGAAGGGGCCCCTGCGCCTGCGGGCGAGCGGGGGGAGGCCGAAACGGGCTTTGGCTCCGATGCGCGCGGGGGCGGCGCCCCCTGCATCCTGGCCTGCGGGTCCGAGCAGAAATCGACGCTGGCCCTCACGCGCATCCCCGAAGTGTTCGTGTCCCAGCATATCGGCGACGTCGAAAACGTCGAGACCTACGATGCCTGGTTCGAGGCGAAGCTGCGCTACGAAAGCCTGTTCGAACTGAGCCCGACCGTCGCGGCATGCGATGCCCATCCCGAGTACCTTACGGCGAAATGGGCGCGCGAACAGGATATTCCCGTGATCGAGGTACAGCATCACCACGCTCACATCGCCTCGGTGATAGGGGAGCACGGCATCGACGGCGCGGTGTGCGGCATCGCGTTCGACGGAACCGGGTACGGCGCCGACGGGGCCCTGTGGGGCGGCGAGGTGCTGCTGGCCAACCGTTCCGACTACGAGCGCTTCGCGAACTTCTCGTACGTCCCGATGCCGGGGGGTGCGGCTGCCATCGAGAACCCGTTGCGCATGGCCTACGGCGTTTTATGGGCGTTCGACCTGCTGGACCACCCGGCGGCTCGGCGCGTCCTCGACGAGCTGGGGGATCAGGCCGCGGTATGCGACCAGATGATCGAGCGGGGGCTGAACGCGCCTTCCACCTCGTCGGTGGGCAGGCTGTTCGATGCGGCTGCCGCGCTTGCGGGGGTGTGCGCCCATCCCACCTACGAAGGGGAGGCCGCCATCCTGTTCGACGCCGCGCGCTGCGGTGAGTCCCGCGTCGAAGACGACGAGCGCTACCGTATCGCCATCACGAAGAACGCCGCGCTTCCCGACAGCACCGCCCACGACACCTCGGCGGTTCTGCTCGACGCGAGCCCGACGTTCTCGGCGCTGCTGGACGACCTCGAGGCGGGGGTGTCCGTCCAGACCGTCTCTCTGAGGTTCCACGCCGCCTTCGTGCGCGCGATGGTGGACGTCGCCGAGCTGGTGCGGGGTGTGTACGGGATCTCGACCGTTGCGCTGTCGGGCGGGGTGTTCATGAACCGCTACCTGGTCGAGCGCGGGCTTGAAGAGCTGGGAGCGGCGGGGTTCACCGTTGCCATCAACGCCGAGTTACCTCCGAATGACGGATGCATATCCTTCGGCCAGGCGGTGGTAGCATCGGCCGTGTGTTAG